The stretch of DNA GCGCCTTCAAAACCGGGAACAGTTCCCGTCTCAAGCACCAGATGCGTGATGCCTTTTTGCCGCGCAAGCCCGGTGATAGCGTCAAGAAGGGCAGAGCCCAAACGCTTGCCCCGCGACTGCGGGCGCGTATACATGCGCTTGACTTCACCAATGCCCGCATCATGTATTTTCAGTGCACCGCAGCCAACCGCACTTCCATGCACATCCCGTGCCACGAAAACGGTGGTGTCCGGCCCAGCCATCTGCTCAACCGTCATCTTGAACTGAAACTCTGGCGGAGAGAGTGGCAAAAGATGTGCGTTGAGATCATCGATCAAGGCGCGCACATCATCCTGCAATGGCGTTTCAATCTCTATCCGCACGGTCATGCCCTTATTCAACGACCTTCGGCACGACGAAGAAGTTATCTTCAGTCACCGGCGCATTGGCGACGATGGCAGCCGCCAAATTGCCATCGCTCACCGCATCTTCACGCACGCGCATCTTCATCGGCGTCACCGAGGTCATCGGCTCGACGCCATCCACATTGACTTCGTTCAATTGCTCGACAAAACCCAGAATTGCATTGAGTTCTCCGCTCATACGCTCGGCATCATCGTCGCTGACGGCAATACGCGCCAGATGCGCGACGCGCTTGACGGTGGAAATATCGACGGACATCCTGTTCTCCGCAAATGCTTGTGGGCGGCTTGTCGCCGCCCTTTAAAATCCTCATCCGGCTATAGCCTTGCGCTCCTCAAAGCGCAAGAATTTAGGCTCAAAACGCGTGCATGGTCCCCGCCGGATCAGCCAGCACCTTGGTTTGCGGATGATCGGCCATAGCTGCGACAAATTTTTCGGCGGTCTGATCCAGAACCGGGAACGATCCATAATGGCAGGGCAGCACGGCCTTGAACTTGAAATAACGCTGGCAGGCAAGGGCCGCTACAGCCCCTCCCATGGTGAAACGATCCCCGATGGGAACGAGGCCGATTTCTGGCTGATGCAATTCATTGATGAGTGCCATATCGGAGAAAATATCGGTGTCGCCCATATGATAAAGCGTTGGTGCATCCTCAAAATGGAAAACCAGCCCGTTGGGATTGCCGAGCGCCTGCGAAACACCGTTTTCTGTCAGCATAGCCGATGAATGCAGCGCATTGACGAAGGTCACGCTAAAGCCGTCATGCGTAACCGTGCCGCCGGTATTGCCGGCGTCGACATTTTCCACGCCCTGCCGTTCAAGCCATGCGGCAAGGTCGGCATTGGCAATCACGGTTGCACCGCTCGCTTTGGCGATTGCAATCGTATCGCCGACATGATCGGCGTGACCATGGGTCAGCGCAATATGCGTGACGCCCTTGGTGACTTCTGCAAAATCGATATTTTTCGCACCAGGATTACCGTTGATGAAAGGGTCGATGAGAATGATGGCCTTGTTCGTTTCAACGCGGAAGGCGGACTGACCAAGCCAGCTGATTTTCATAATGATACTCCTTGCATCTCGATTTTCGTTTTCCCAACAGATATGACGCAGTATGCGTTTCAAGCAAGGTTGGATCGCTCTATAATCAGATGAGGACCGATGGCTGTTGTTGAAATCGAAGAAATCCCGACCTTTTTAAAGCCTGGCCAGACGATTGCCGGACTGGATCTTGGTACGAAAACAATCGGGCTCGCCGTTTCGGATCTCGGGCTCTCTTTCGCCAATCCGCGCCCCGTCATCAAGCGGGTCAAATTTACCATCGATGCGCAGATACTTTTAAAAGCGCTCACTGCCGATCAGGTCGGGGCTATCGTTATCGGGTTGCCGATGAACATGGATGGAAGCGCGGGCCCGCGTGTGCAGGCGACCCGTGCCTTCGTGCGCACCATGCAGCCACTCACCGATCTGCCCTTTATCTTCTGGGACGAGCGGCTTTCGACCGTTGCCGCAGAACGTGCGCTGATCGGCATGGATGTCTCACGCGGCAAGCGGGCCGAACGCATTGATTCGGCCGCCGCCGCCTTCATTCTTCAGGGAGCTCTCGATCGCCTCCACGCATTAAGCAGAAATCACGACGCCGGATAAAGCTGATCGATAATTTGCAGCGAATCATGACGGGCATCGAGCATGCCATAGGTTGTGCGCCACTGACCGCCAAGACGGGTGTCGATGAAGGCTTCGGCAACGGCATCTGCACCAAGCTGGCGCAATTCTGCGGCAGCGGCAGCAAAGGCAAGCTGCTCGGTTAAAAGCCGCGCCACGCCCTGATCGGTTTCAGTCAATTGCAGGGCGGCGCGCAAAACATCGATAGTCCCCTGCCCGCGTGGTCCAAGCTGGCCGCTGATCCACTCCAGCACTTCATCAAACAGCGCCGGAGCGCGTGAGAGAACACGCGCTACATCGAGCGCCATGACATTCCCCGAACCTTCCCAGATCGCATTGACCGGCGCCTCGCGATAGGCCCGCGCCAGATTGCCGTCTTCGATATAGCCATTGCCGCCAAGGCATTCCATGGCCTCATAAAGCAGGCCGGGCGCGATCTTGCAGACCCAGTATTTGACCACCGGCGTCATCGCGCGCGCAAAGGCCGCTTCGGCACGGTCACTCGCAGCCATATCAAACGCACGGGCCAGGCGCATGGAAAGGGCGGTTGCGCCCGCCACATCGAGCGCCATGTCGGCAAGAACCCGGCTCATCAGCGGCTGTTCGATCAAAGGCTTGCCAAAGGCCTGACGATGGCGCGCATGATGAATGGCCTCGGCAAGACCGGAGCGCATCAATCCGGCGGAGGCGACCGCACAATCGAGCCGTGTCAGCGTCACCATATCCATGATGGTTTTGACGCCCTCGCCCGCTTCCCCTACGCAATAGCCTACGGCCTCATCAAATTCGACTTCGGCAGAGGCATTGGAGCGATTACCGAGCTTGTCCTTGAGGCGCTGGAACGCAAAGCCGTTGCCGCCGCCATCCTTGTTGAGGCGTGGGAGCAGAAAACACGAAAGTCCCTCTTCCGCCTGCGCCAGCACCAGAAACGCATCCGACATGGGGGCCGACATGAACCATTTATGGCCGGTGATGGAATAGGTTCCATCGTCATTGCGCGTGGCACGGGTCGTGTTGGTGCGGACATCGGTGCCGCCCTGTTTTTCAGTCATCCCCATACCGAGTGTCAGGCCGGGCTTGGCGGCAAATGGCTTTTGCGAAAAATCATATTTGCGCATGAGAATGCGCGGCGACCATTCCTTATAAAGTTCAGGATTGGACATGAGTGCCGCAAGCGACGCATTGGTCATGGTCAACGGGCAGAGGTGACCTGCTTCGAGTTGCGCTGTGAGATAAAAGCGGGCAGCACGCGCCTGATGGCGGCGTCCGCTTTCGGACGGATTGCCCTCCCAGATCGAGCAGTGCAGACCCTGCGCGATCGAGCGGCGCATCAACGCATGATAGGCGGGATGATATTCCACGACATCGACGCGGTTTCCCTGCCGGTCATGCGTACGCAGCTTTGGCAATTCAGTATTGGCGAGCCGTGCAAGGTCCTGCCCTTCGGCAGACAGAACGAATCGTCCGGTCTGTTCGAGGTCCCCATGCAGGTCTTTGGAAAAATGAGCCGCAATCTGCATCAGAAGAGGATCGCCCAGATATGCATTGGTCCCTGTTGCAGGCGGCGTCTGGTTGGTAACTTCGTGCGTTTTCAAAGGCTCATTCCGTGTTCTCGATTGTGGTAGCTTACTCGTCTTGCAGCCAATTTACTAAGATTTTGCCATGCAGCCTTCAGTTTATCGCTTGAACCACACAGTTTTTCTTTGGGAATCGGCTCATGCCATTATAAGGACGGTTGCGGCTCCGCTTTCCCGGCCCTATACGGATGACTTGCCATGACACAACAATCAGTCTCTCCGATCTTCCCTCACCGCCATCTTCTCGGCATCAAGGGGCTATCGCCCCTCGACATTCTTTGCCTGCTTGATCTCGCCGATCAGGAAATTGCCGTCTCACGGCAATCGGAAAAGAAAAAGTCCGTGCTGCGCGGTCGCACGCAAATCAATCTGTTTTTTGAAGCCTCTACACGAACGCAATCCTCGTTTGAGCTGGCTGGGAAACGCCTTGGTGCCGATGTGATGAACATGTCGGTCGGCAATTCATCGGTCAAAAAGGGCGAAACGCTGATCGATACGGCCATGACGCTTAATGCCATGCAGCCCGACATTCTGGTCATTCGCCATGCATCGGCAGGTGCGGCTGCGCTGCTTGCGCAAAAGGTCGGTTGCTCGGTGGTCAATGCTGGCGACGGTGCCCACGAACATCCCACACAGGCACTTCTCGACGCGCTGACCATTCGCCGCGCCAAAGGCCATATCGACAATCTGATCGTCGCCATCTGCGGTGATGTGCTGCATTCACGCGTCGCGCGCTCCAATATCCTGCTGCTCAATGCGCTTGGCGCACGCGTGCGGGTGGTCTCCCCTTCCACGTTGCTTCCGTCCGGCATCGCAGATATGAGTGTCGAAGTTTTCAACACCATGGAAGAAGGGTTGAAAGACGCCGATGTCGTCATGATGCTGCGGTTGCAGCGCGAGCGTATGGCCGGTTCTTTTGTGCCTTCGGTGCGTGAATATTTCCACTTCCACGGCCTTGATCGCGAAAAGCTGAAATATGCCAAGCCCGATGCGTTGGTCATGCATCCGGGGCCAATGAATCGCGGCGTCGAAATTGCGTCGGACGTTGCCGATGGCCCGCAAAGCATGATCCAGCAACAGGTTGAGATGGGGGTCGCTGTCCGTATGGCTGTGATGGAAGCCCTGCTCGACCCGCGACGCAATCCCGGCAATGGAGATCAGGCATGAGCGCGATCCTGTTTGAAAATGCCCGTATCGTCGACCCGTCACGCGGCCTGGATGAAATAGGCAGTCTGCTGATCGACAATGGCAAGATTGTTGCGGCCGGTGCCGCTGCCCGCAATCAGGGCGCACCGGACGGCGCCGAAATCATTGACCTCGACGGTAAGACAGTCCTGCCCGGACTGGTCGATGCGAGGGTTTTTGTCGGCGAGCCGGGTGCCGAACACCGCGAAACCATTGCCTCTGCCAGCCGCGCAGCAGCAGCAGGCGGCGTCACGTCCATCATCATGATGCCAGATACAGATCCGGTAATCGACGACGTGGCGCTGGTGGAATTCGTCAAGCGCACAGCCCGCGACACGGCCATCATCAATGTCCATCCGGCAGCGGCCATTACCAAAGGCCTCAATGGTAAGGAAATGACCGAATTCGGTCTTTTGCGCCGGGCCGGAGCCGTTGCCTTCACCGATGGCCGTCACACAATCGCCAATGCGCAAGTGATGCGGCGCGCACTCACTTATGCCCGTGATTTTGATGCTGTCATTGCGTGCGAAACGTGCGACCCGCATTTAGGCGTCGATGGGGTGATGAATGAAGGGCTGTTTGCAAGCTGGCTTGGCCTTTCGGGCACACCTCGCGAGGCTGAAGTCATTCCACTTGAGCGCGATCTGCGTCTCGCCGCCCTCACCCAGAGCCGCTATCATGCGGCACAGCTATCCTGCGCCATGTCTGCGGACGCTATGCGTCGTGCCAAGGATCAGGGCCATAAGGTGACGGCAGGCGTTTCGATCAATCACCTCTCGCTTAATGAAAACGATATTGGGGAATTCCGCACCTTCTTCCGCCTGTCCCCTCCGCTGCGCGCTGAGGAAGACCGGCTCGCCATGGTTGAAGCGGTCAAGAACGGCATCATCGATATCGTCGTCTCCGCGCATGATCCGCAGGATGTCGACACCAAGCGCCTTCCGTTTTCGGATGCGGAAGCCGGTGCCATCGGCCTTGAAACACTGCTGGCCGCAGCGCTCCGTCTTCATCATAATGACAGCATTCCTCTGCTCAAGCTTACGGAAGTGCTCTCAACCGCGCCTGCCAGAATTTTTGGTCTTGAGGCGGGTACGCTCAAGCCCGGCGCTAATGCTGATATCGCCATTGTCGATCTGGATGAACCATGGGTTGTGCAGGAAGATAAGCTGCATTCACGCTCGAAAAACAGCTGCTTTGAAAGTGCACGGTTTCAGGGACGTGTGGTTCGCACTATAGTCGCGGGTAAAACCGTTTACGAAGCGGAATAAAAATAAAGGGACACGGGAATGGGCGAGGAGAATTTTTTCAATCTCAGCCAGATTGCGGCGCTAATTTTCGGCTATCTGCTCGGCTCCGTTCCCTTTGGCCTCATTCTGACGCGCTTTGCAGGTCTTGGCGATGTGCGGGCAATCGGATCGGGCAACATTGGCGCGACCAATGTGCTGCGCACCGGCAATAAGAAGCTCGCAGCCGCAACACTTGTCCTTGATATGTTGAAAGGCACGCTCGCCGTCATCATTGCCGCGCGCTATGGCCAAAGTGCGGCCGTAGCCGCTGGTTTAGGCGCTTTTCTCGGCCATCTTTTCCCGGTCTGGATCGGTTTCAAAGGTGGCAAGGGCGTTGCAACCTATCTTGGTATCCTGATCGGGCTTGCATGGCCGGGAGCGCTGGTCTTCGCAGCCGCGTGGATTATCACGGCACTTGTCACGCGCTACTCATCGCTTGCAGCCCTCGTTTCAAGCGTGATCGTTCCGATTGTGCTTTATTTAAGAGGCGATCAAATGGTAGCCGGCTTATTTGCCCTGCTGACGCTTCTGGTTTTCATAAAGCACCGTGCCAATATCACCCGGCTTTTGAGCGGTTCCGAAAGCCGGATCGGATCAAAGGGATGAAGGAAAGCGCGAATTCAAAAACAGGAATTCGCCTCTCCGATCAGCAGCGGCTCAACTGGCTGCGTCTTATCCGTACCGAACATATCGGGGCCGTCACCTTTCGCGACCTCATCCTGTTTTGTGGCTCTGCCGCCAATGCAATTGAACGGCTGCCCGACCTCAATATTCGCGGTGGCGGCACGCGTCCGGTCCGCATCATGCCTCTGGAAGAGGCCGAACGCGAGATTGAAACTATTCAGCGCATGGGTGCGCGGCTCGTCGGCATGGGCGAGCCGGATTATCCGGCGCAACTCAAAAACTGTGAAGCGCCACCGCCTTTGGTGATCATTAAGGGCGGCACAGAAATTTTCCAAAAACCGCCCGTTGCAATTGTGGGTTCGCGCAATGCATCCGTGATTGGTGCACGCTTTACCGAGCGACTGGCGCGTGATCTGGGCGATGCCGGGTTTGCCGTCATTTCCGGCCTTGCACGCGGTATCGATGCCAGCGCGCACAAGGCCAGCATGGAAAGCGGAACCGTGAGCGTGCTTGCAGGCGGCCTCGACAGACCCTATCCACCCGAAAACCTGCCGCTTTATCGCGCAATACCCGAGCATGGCGGCGCTTTGATCACCGAGATGCCAATGGGGTCCGAGCCGCGCTCGCGTGATTTTCCGCGTCGTAACCGTATCATTGCCGGACTTTCGCTTGGCCTCGTGGTGATTGAAGCGGCGACACGCTCGGGTT from Brucella sp. BE17 encodes:
- a CDS encoding aspartate carbamoyltransferase catalytic subunit; this encodes MTQQSVSPIFPHRHLLGIKGLSPLDILCLLDLADQEIAVSRQSEKKKSVLRGRTQINLFFEASTRTQSSFELAGKRLGADVMNMSVGNSSVKKGETLIDTAMTLNAMQPDILVIRHASAGAAALLAQKVGCSVVNAGDGAHEHPTQALLDALTIRRAKGHIDNLIVAICGDVLHSRVARSNILLLNALGARVRVVSPSTLLPSGIADMSVEVFNTMEEGLKDADVVMMLRLQRERMAGSFVPSVREYFHFHGLDREKLKYAKPDALVMHPGPMNRGVEIASDVADGPQSMIQQQVEMGVAVRMAVMEALLDPRRNPGNGDQA
- the ruvX gene encoding Holliday junction resolvase RuvX encodes the protein MAVVEIEEIPTFLKPGQTIAGLDLGTKTIGLAVSDLGLSFANPRPVIKRVKFTIDAQILLKALTADQVGAIVIGLPMNMDGSAGPRVQATRAFVRTMQPLTDLPFIFWDERLSTVAAERALIGMDVSRGKRAERIDSAAAAFILQGALDRLHALSRNHDAG
- the gatC gene encoding Asp-tRNA(Asn)/Glu-tRNA(Gln) amidotransferase subunit GatC, which encodes MSVDISTVKRVAHLARIAVSDDDAERMSGELNAILGFVEQLNEVNVDGVEPMTSVTPMKMRVREDAVSDGNLAAAIVANAPVTEDNFFVVPKVVE
- a CDS encoding dihydroorotase, whose translation is MSAILFENARIVDPSRGLDEIGSLLIDNGKIVAAGAAARNQGAPDGAEIIDLDGKTVLPGLVDARVFVGEPGAEHRETIASASRAAAAGGVTSIIMMPDTDPVIDDVALVEFVKRTARDTAIINVHPAAAITKGLNGKEMTEFGLLRRAGAVAFTDGRHTIANAQVMRRALTYARDFDAVIACETCDPHLGVDGVMNEGLFASWLGLSGTPREAEVIPLERDLRLAALTQSRYHAAQLSCAMSADAMRRAKDQGHKVTAGVSINHLSLNENDIGEFRTFFRLSPPLRAEEDRLAMVEAVKNGIIDIVVSAHDPQDVDTKRLPFSDAEAGAIGLETLLAAALRLHHNDSIPLLKLTEVLSTAPARIFGLEAGTLKPGANADIAIVDLDEPWVVQEDKLHSRSKNSCFESARFQGRVVRTIVAGKTVYEAE
- a CDS encoding GNAT family N-acetyltransferase, which encodes MTVRIEIETPLQDDVRALIDDLNAHLLPLSPPEFQFKMTVEQMAGPDTTVFVARDVHGSAVGCGALKIHDAGIGEVKRMYTRPQSRGKRLGSALLDAITGLARQKGITHLVLETGTVPGFEGAWRLYENAGFTRCGVVLDYPDSEYSAFFEKRLAAAH
- a CDS encoding metal-dependent hydrolase; protein product: MKISWLGQSAFRVETNKAIILIDPFINGNPGAKNIDFAEVTKGVTHIALTHGHADHVGDTIAIAKASGATVIANADLAAWLERQGVENVDAGNTGGTVTHDGFSVTFVNALHSSAMLTENGVSQALGNPNGLVFHFEDAPTLYHMGDTDIFSDMALINELHQPEIGLVPIGDRFTMGGAVAALACQRYFKFKAVLPCHYGSFPVLDQTAEKFVAAMADHPQTKVLADPAGTMHAF
- a CDS encoding acyl-CoA dehydrogenase family protein, giving the protein MKTHEVTNQTPPATGTNAYLGDPLLMQIAAHFSKDLHGDLEQTGRFVLSAEGQDLARLANTELPKLRTHDRQGNRVDVVEYHPAYHALMRRSIAQGLHCSIWEGNPSESGRRHQARAARFYLTAQLEAGHLCPLTMTNASLAALMSNPELYKEWSPRILMRKYDFSQKPFAAKPGLTLGMGMTEKQGGTDVRTNTTRATRNDDGTYSITGHKWFMSAPMSDAFLVLAQAEEGLSCFLLPRLNKDGGGNGFAFQRLKDKLGNRSNASAEVEFDEAVGYCVGEAGEGVKTIMDMVTLTRLDCAVASAGLMRSGLAEAIHHARHRQAFGKPLIEQPLMSRVLADMALDVAGATALSMRLARAFDMAASDRAEAAFARAMTPVVKYWVCKIAPGLLYEAMECLGGNGYIEDGNLARAYREAPVNAIWEGSGNVMALDVARVLSRAPALFDEVLEWISGQLGPRGQGTIDVLRAALQLTETDQGVARLLTEQLAFAAAAAELRQLGADAVAEAFIDTRLGGQWRTTYGMLDARHDSLQIIDQLYPAS
- the plsY gene encoding glycerol-3-phosphate 1-O-acyltransferase PlsY codes for the protein MGEENFFNLSQIAALIFGYLLGSVPFGLILTRFAGLGDVRAIGSGNIGATNVLRTGNKKLAAATLVLDMLKGTLAVIIAARYGQSAAVAAGLGAFLGHLFPVWIGFKGGKGVATYLGILIGLAWPGALVFAAAWIITALVTRYSSLAALVSSVIVPIVLYLRGDQMVAGLFALLTLLVFIKHRANITRLLSGSESRIGSKG
- the dprA gene encoding DNA-processing protein DprA produces the protein MKESANSKTGIRLSDQQRLNWLRLIRTEHIGAVTFRDLILFCGSAANAIERLPDLNIRGGGTRPVRIMPLEEAEREIETIQRMGARLVGMGEPDYPAQLKNCEAPPPLVIIKGGTEIFQKPPVAIVGSRNASVIGARFTERLARDLGDAGFAVISGLARGIDASAHKASMESGTVSVLAGGLDRPYPPENLPLYRAIPEHGGALITEMPMGSEPRSRDFPRRNRIIAGLSLGLVVIEAATRSGSLISARMAGEMGRTVFAVPGSPLDPRASGTNALLKQGATLVTGVDDIIEALSPLIRPQDLFSETTASDSPTAWLEEADEEPPILTSESERERIINALGPTSVDVDSLVRLTGISASQIQLILLELDLAGRLIRYPGNRIALVPDI